The segment cgcgaAACCTCTGGGGgttccgtgtgaattttggttgtCTGATATgcgacttcaactctcttccataaaaccaaagattccCCAATTGTAAACAtaaaaacagtttcatgtaatacctcacattagaatctaatgATTAGACTTTACtattatgtttaaaacattaaaataaagatttctttaatttaagggttccgtcagatattttgctttccaaaagggttccatgggaaaataagtttgagaaccactGGACAAAGGTGAATGAAATTCTATTATATTTGCCCTGGCGGCCATGACGCTTACAGTGTCAGTGTCAAAACttgacatgacatgacatttGCTGTTTGATATTGACGATATTGTCAACCTATAAACGTAAAcgtacaaaaataaacaaatctgACCAGAGCGGTTTGGCAAAATTGCGGCGCATATTCCTGTAATTCCTCCTTTCTTCTTCTTTCTATGTCGGGAATGATAACACGGGCAACGGTAAGAGCTTTCGCAACGGAGGCTTTACGTGTTGTCAACAATGTTGCTACGCAACAGTTCACCGTAACACTCAAGAATGGTAAGTGAAACGATGAGTTTACTTGGTTTTTGTTCAGTTTGACATTGAAATAATACATTGCTTTCCAGAAAACGCGGTATTAGGCTACCGGCTAGTAGGAAAACACATAACGTTTGACCATACAGACGTGCCACCGGTGTTTCAAGGGAAAGGCGTGGGAAAATTGCTTGCCAAGGTTCGTAAAGCTTATCgtttattcatattataataattattgtatttatcggtcagagtatagcaaataTTGTCTACAACTTCTAGCTGTTGCAAAATTTTAGTAAGGAGGTGTTAAGTATCCAAAATAAACTTGGAAGACCAAGAATTTTTTCTACAGCTGTTTGTTGTACAATGATGTGTTTGTCGTTAAATATGAAAttgtttaacactttcgaaaccgggctctacgcggcgctacgacattttcgctacatacggggaaacccatgtaatcggctacgcttctacgagcggtgtgcccgacagtcgggttcttggtagcgaaagtgttaaatattAAATGTATTTACTAATACTTACCTAACATTTTCTATATTTCACAAAGGCCTTTCCCTATAACCCATAATGTATGATCCCAGTTGGTCGAAATAaagtgatttaatttaataaagcaTCCAGTTATGCAACTACCTATTAAAAttggtttatttatttgattCTCAGcgaatttttttattgaattaagGTCAAAATGGTGAAATTATATGTCTTGTTGTTGACctgttatgtatgtataattcatgtttttttttcagtacgcATTTGATCATGCTCAAAGTAACAAACTGGATGTAACATGCAGATGTCACTTTCTGGCcaaatattatgaaaagaaTGCAGCAAAATATAAAggcttaaaagttaaactagaCTTAGAATAATATACTAAACATGGAAGCAGCGTGGCATAGgtgtaatattcattattatttaagagAAAAATGTTATGGAAAAGCTAAAACCATTGCTAAAATTGCCTCATCACAGTTTCCTGATACAGTAGAGTATCCATTTTATCATGGCCTAGCTCAGATACTTGAAGGACAGATTCAAAAAGGAATCAATGAACTAACTCCATTACAGTCCGACAAAGATATACAGTTGGCAGTTGTTATTGCTCTAATTTATGGCCATAAACTTGCTAGTTCTGTTGAAAGAGATGCACTATACGGCCTAGAATCCAAACTGAAAGAGGAGAGAAAGCAAGCTACTGCCACATCTTACTACTACTCTGGTTTGTTTCTTTCGTTAGCCGGAAAATATGAGAAGGCCTCTGAATATATTAACAAATGTCTGAAAAAAGACTCAAACAACATAAATGCCATTATTTTAAAGGGCTGGAATGACCTGTACATGTATATTGGTGACATGCAAGGAGCAATATTGGATTGCTTGGAGCTGGCTCTCAGCAAGAGTGACCGTAATGTGGAGGCATTGCTTGGGCTAGCTAAATTTAAATACTTTGCTAAAGACCATGAAGCATCCAATCTCACATTGGACAGATTGATTGTTAGCAGCCCTGGACAAGTTGTGCCATTAATTGAGAAGTTGAAAAACGAATTTGCAATGCAAAAGTGGGAGCCTGTCTATGACACAATTGAAAGAATCTTCCATTTGGAGTGTGACAACATTGTAGCATTGAGAATACGAATTTATATTGCTTTATGCATAAATTCAGACTACATTGAAGCTGCTGATCAATTAAACAAGTTTTATGGACTGTTAGAAAATGAAGAGACATATAATGGCTATCAGTTTTACAACACAACTCAGATATTTTCAAGAGTTTGTGCAAGATCAAGTGCAGTCCTTTCTCAAGTTTACAGATTTGCACAATATGCTTCAGAAATGTACTCAAACAATGTTGATTATTTAAGCGAGGTGGGATACCAGTGTTTGCTTCAAGGAAAGCATAAAGATGCCTTAAGCTTTTTCAAGGCAGCCAGTAAAATTGATAGTAACTCCATAACTGCTTTATGTGGATTAACCCTTTGCCAGATGTATGAGAATGGACCCACTGAACAAATCTCTCAACAAATTGAATTATTGTTTGAAATGCAGGGCTCAAAAAAGGTgcctattttatatttactgtCAGCGCAGTTGAATTTGAAGAACTCGTCAACTGCTGTGGCTTTGCTTAACACAGCATTTGAAGCTAAACTCTCTTCAGCAAACAAATACCCTTTTGGGCTGACATATGTAAAGGATCTTGATCCTGATTTCTGCTTGAAGTTTATAAAGAGTACAAGAAGCATTTGCCAAAGAAACCATTTGTGATTGTTGGCTACCTGTTGTATTCACAAGAGAGCAGTTCTTTAGTTTCAAACTGCTTGAATATTCTGGAGACAGCTTGTAAAGCTTGCCCCAGCCTGATAACTGGCTTATACGAACTTGCCAAGTTAAAGTTTTTGTTTGGTTATGCAAATGAAGCTCAGAAGTTGGCCCAACAAGTTGGTGAACTCGATAATACACACGCGGGCAGTCAGGTGCTGTTGGCTCAAATTTACATTCAACAACAAGCATTTACTAAAGCCGCTCAAGCTTTAGAGTTGTGCTTAAGCTACAATTTCAAAGTCCGAGACAGCGCTATGTACCATTTCTTGAGTGGAGTTATATTGAAAGGTGCTAACAAGCTTCAAGATGCTTTATCGAGTTTCAGCACAAGCTTGCAGATAACGACAAGCAAAACTAGCAATATCAGTCGCCAGTTTGAATCAGATTTGAACATTATTGATAAAGCCACATTGTATTTGCAAATTATAGAAATACAAACTTCATTGGGTCAGTTAGCAGAAGCGGGGAAAACTATGCAGGTAACATTTATTGCGCGTTTAATGTAGTTTCCCGTTATATTGCTTTAAGGCAAGATATATatgtagggattgcaatccggtccggcggatccggtaatccggccggatccggtgttTTTTTCATGCcaccggatccggtgaaattcgccggatccggtaccggatccggtaatgtaacACGATATGTTAAAAtagtgcaaaaataataattttacggCAACATTTGAACGTCGCTCAAGAGgtgattgcaatccggtctgatttccaatcaaaaaatattttagtacgtATGTTCTCTGCATTAGAAGGCCGATTGGAAGTCAAATAATGTGCTCAAGCAACGCGTTACACTTTCCGTTTTGGAATCCGTAGTTAAATCTGTGGGATTGTTTGTTGGGATGCATAATGTGGAgtggtggagagtgacaaataACCATGGTctgaggtcgatccttcgcgttttctggccagACACTATCGGATATCGAGACCTATGGAGTATATAGCAGCTAACCGTAACACAAAAAGGAACATGGATGGCACACTATTCAAAGAGGGGaacgaaataacgcaaccattgCTTTCGGCTGAAAACCGCAAAATGCAAGTCGTGGCTCCGGGCGCCCTGGAAACTCATGGAAACGGTCCGTTGAGGATGGactacgagcgaccgggtcgagctggagcgagaccacgagggtagctgaagataggaaagcgtggcgcgagctcgtgaaggccctttgcacctctgtggTGACGTAGGACTTCAAGATCAACAacatgttttcagcataatatgagaagTATGAGAGCATATTGctacgagaataataaaattcaaagcttaaaaatgaacatttttaaaaggtaaccAGTAAGATTGTTGATTCggcaatagcaaataatacttactaaggtcaattactcttgctggctttaatttagttactgtagttatttttaaccgatACTGGATATTTTTATACAGACTGAGAAAAGGTTAACGCTGACTTTTAATAGTTATGCTTACTTAATATGATTGTGATACTTTTTTTGTTCTTCTTTTCATGTGAGTaaagttaactgtaaaataacacaatacaggtttttttaaaatactGATCTCATAACGCATGTATGTTTGTAGGTATGTTATAATGTCCGCTCTTTATCGTATCTTAAAAgctttataggtacctattactgtaaaacgttacactaataataattttgttatcctatcAAAGTTTCAAAAGaacgaaataatttgatttgcgactgattattttagtaaaatttacttgttaacTGGTAAACAAGTTGATTTCTAAGCCTTTAAACTGttggtttattaatcgtgatgcaaaataccatcatacttgtcatattatggtgaaaacatgcaaaaaaggcactatttgggtacttttagtcctcaaggccaatccggccgtatccgccggattggggtcgaaatccggccggatccggccggattgggaatcagaccggattgcaatccctatatATATGTTTGAAGCATTTTCaattatatgtacctacctagacattaatatgtaacaatattgtATTCTTTTAATAGGAAGCTATTCAAGAATTTTCCTACACCTCAGAAGAAAGCCGCCTCCTCATAGCTCGCGCCGACCTGGCTCTAAAGAAAGGCGATGTAGACGGTGCCATAGACATTCTAAACGAGATCAAACCAGGGCAGCCATACTACTTCCAGGCTCACAGCAAAATGGCCCATATTTATCTTCAAGAGAAGAAGGACCGAGCTATGTTCACAACTTGTTTTAAAGAGGTAGTCAGTAACCATCCGATGGCTGATGCTCATACTATGATGGGCGATGTTTATATGTCTATTCATGGTAAGTTTCTAAGTtatattgaaaaatatttgaGTACAACTTGTGCAACATAAGCTCAACAAAATTATTCTGGTaacgtaaaatatttttttgataaatgaaGTCAATATTAAACATGAAGTCAAAAAAAAGTGTAACACTTATTGGaataattgaaattaatttttagAGTTGTATATTACCAGAcagtaaaaatctaaattttgcTTTCCAACACAAAAAGTGGTCTTAACATACTACATgtgcaataaatttataagACTTTCTGTTGGATTTCAGACAGAAAGCCACTAAAGCATATTAATGAGTTCAAACAAATTGATTTTTCATTCTCATTTAGCTTTTAGTCAATGAAATTACACTCGCAATGTAGGTCTCGGACATAGAACGCAACACATAATATAATATCTCTTATGTGCCACTGGTCTGTagactttttttaaatgtatttatttaactagGGACTTACAATCCTTAATGATTATATCAGCCCCATTGTACCTTAATCAATATTACAACCTTAGTTTATGGAATAGTCTTATATCTActtaacagaaataaataaatttgtttgGCCTCAACTGACATAGGCTCAGTTAAAATATGTGTATGTACTCCTAATTCCTTCAAAAAGGGCACACTTTTCCTAGTGAAGGATTGACTACGAATTAAACAACCAGTCACAAATAAAGCCAATATATTACAAAAAATCACAAACCCTTATATACATTCCCGATAAACATTTCGATAGCACGATGTAGAAATAGTGCCagttggtacagcgacatctctcGTGACATATATTAAACAACTTAGTATGACACGTGCTCTA is part of the Leguminivora glycinivorella isolate SPB_JAAS2020 chromosome 3, LegGlyc_1.1, whole genome shotgun sequence genome and harbors:
- the LOC125242703 gene encoding LOW QUALITY PROTEIN: tetratricopeptide repeat protein 21B-like (The sequence of the model RefSeq protein was modified relative to this genomic sequence to represent the inferred CDS: inserted 1 base in 1 codon), translating into MEAAWHRCNIHYYLREKCYGKAKTIAKIASSQFPDTVEYPFYHGLAQILEGQIQKGINELTPLQSDKDIQLAVVIALIYGHKLASSVERDALYGLESKLKEERKQATATSYYYSGLFLSLAGKYEKASEYINKCLKKDSNNINAIILKGWNDLYMYIGDMQGAILDCLELALSKSDRNVEALLGLAKFKYFAKDHEASNLTLDRLIVSSPGQVVPLIEKLKNEFAMQKWEPVYDTIERIFHLECDNIVALRIRIYIALCINSDYIEAADQLNKFYGLLENEETYNGYQFYNTTQIFSRVCARSSAVLSQVYRFAQYASEMYSNNVDYLSEVGYQCLLQGKHKDALSFFKAASKIDSNSITALCGLTLCQMYENGPTEQISQQIELLFEMQGSKKVPILYLLSAQLNLKNSSTAVALLNTAFEAKLSSANKYPFGLTYVKDLDPDFXLEVYKEYKKHLPKKPFVIVGYLLYSQESSSLVSNCLNILETACKACPSLITGLYELAKLKFLFGYANEAQKLAQQVGELDNTHAGSQVLLAQIYIQQQAFTKAAQALELCLSYNFKVRDSAMYHFLSGVILKGANKLQDALSSFSTSLQITTSKTSNISRQFESDLNIIDKATLYLQIIEIQTSLGQLAEAGKTMQEAIQEFSYTSEESRLLIARADLALKKGDVDGAIDILNEIKPGQPYYFQAHSKMAHIYLQEKKDRAMFTTCFKEVVSNHPMADAHTMMGDVYMSIHEPIQAVESYEAALQSNPKDVSLVRKLGEALVKTHRYDAAAQHYETNIKLLNDDTLRFEYLELLIKLKQYDKVDAVISADLNEMYNKGKDIPTLKRRVNLLLLQAKSRELKNPTAGNTHLILTEARDLQAAIVKRIEIDSRGDLLEERRQLSHILCCLAKVKSTKEPAVAANLYSEALIQAPRDPNTLLALAKLFAHMNNPEKCEQTCAILLNTDPNNESAAVMMADLAFRKVDLETAQRHLTQILSVKPMSWEALAQLIEVQWRRGKLSDAETALDAAKQELGDADDPGYQYCSGVMSVYAGRANAALRQLNQARRSPRWGQLSARRMVLLCLSQHAPPTHDNNEDDTRMLALKTAEKLLAEVAPGDRKALQALIQLATRQKSMAERVLQDLLPAITDDVAQDDPYLILAIANAYNIVKQATRAKNILKRTISSIPWTPEKADGLERCWLEVADGQVSSGRVDAAKELLTKVLNHNNSCSAAYQLLGYLAEKEQNYKSAAQNYDNAWSFGGKSDLSIGYKLAHAYLKLKKYPECIVVCRHILKAHPDYPKLKKEILDKAKTNLRT